In Triticum urartu cultivar G1812 chromosome 6, Tu2.1, whole genome shotgun sequence, the following proteins share a genomic window:
- the LOC125516380 gene encoding probable LRR receptor-like serine/threonine-protein kinase At4g36180, with the protein MRRPTQAHLAGTAVLFLLAAAISATTVAVVNSKADALLAWKASLDNATALSNWTRATPVCDWAGVFCNINGVIKELNLPGLGLSGGLDMLDTMAFLALASMDLSGNDLGGAIPASISRLRSLESLDLSNNGFNGSIPPQFGDMPSLGDLNLNRNKLVGNIPRQLCRLISIRILRISYNQLSGELPNCWCNLRSLEVMHLSSNRLIGKLPHCWWNLEALQQMHLADNSFLGEFPATTVSHNCSLITLDLAGNAFVGAFPLLDGCHSLVTLDISSNRFSGSIRPQLGDMLGLFIVRLYNNNLVGNVPHQLYRLLLIGNLDLSDNLLAGELPDCWCNLKYLAFMDLSNNRLTGKLPNCWWNLKALRFMDLSNNSFSGKIPAAVASYNCSLTSLYLAGNGFVGAFPPVLEGCNSLTTLDLGNNMFFGVIPPWIGSQVPMLRILSLRSNNFTGEIPPGLSQLSQLQLLDMSNNSLTGSIPIGFGNLTSMRHPKNVSAIDKLLWGKYNDRLGIIWKGRDQTFRGTIRLLAGIDLSDNFLSQCIPEELTNLQGLRFLNLSRNHMSCRIPQDIGSLSFLEILDLSSNQLFGNIPQSITQLLGLNTLNVSNNLLSGKIPTGNQIQTLTDPSIYSNNSGLCGFPLNISCATTSLAPDERNGEEEDHWMYYCVIAGIVSGLWLWFGMLFTIKSWRCGFLSFVDGMQCKIMKKL; encoded by the coding sequence ATGAGGAGACCAACCCAAGCGCATCTCGCCGGCACTGCCGTGCTCTTCCTACTAGCGGCCGCCATCTCCGCGACAACTGTTGCCGTGGTGAACTCGAAGGCCGATGCCCTTCTAGCATGGAAGGCCAGCCTCGATAACGCGACCGCGCTATCTAACTGGACCCGGGCCACGCCGGTCTGTGATTGGGCAGGTGTGTTCTGCAACATCAATGGCGTGATCAAGGAGCTAAATCTCCCCGGACTCGGTCTATCGGGCGGGCTCGATATGCTCGACACCATGGCGTTCTTGGCGCTCGCCTCTATGGATCTCAGCGGCAACGACCTTGGCGGCGCCATACCGGCCAGCATCTCGCGTCTGCGCTCCCTCGAATCACTCGACCTCAGCAATAACGGCTTCAATGGCTCCATCCCGCCGCAATTTGGTGACATGCCAAGCCTCGGCGACCTCAATCTCAATAGAAACAAGCTCGTCGGCAACATCCCGCGCCAGCTCTGCAGGCTCATCTCCATACGGATACTGCGAATCTCTTACAACCAGCTCAGCGGAGAGCTTCCCAACTGCTGGTGCAACCTCCGGTCTCTGGAGGTCATGCACCTGTCAAGCAACAGGCTCATCGGGAAGCTTCCGCATTGCTGGTGGAACCTGGAGGCTCTGCAGCAAATGCACCTGGCCGATAACTCCTTCTTAGGTGAATTCCCGGCAACTACCGTAAGCCACAACTGCTCTCTCATCACATTAGATCTCGCCGGAAATGCTTTTGTTGGAGCTTTCCCACTCTTGGATGGTTGCCACTCGCTGGTCACCCTCGACATCAGCAGCAATAGGTTCAGCGGCTCCATTCGTCCGCAGCTCGGTGACATGCTCGGTCTCTTCATCGTCCGGCTCTACAATAACAACCTCGTTGGTAACGTCCCACACCAGCTCTACAGGCTCCTCCTCATTGGCAATCTAGATTTGTCCGACAATCTGCTTGCCGGGGAGCTCCCGGACTGCTGGTGCAACCTCAAATATCTGGCGTTCATGGATCTATCTAATAACCGGCTCACGGGGAAGCTCCCGAACTGCTGGTGGAACCTGAAGGCTCTGCGTTTCATGGATCTATCCAACAACTCCTTCTCAGGTAAAATTCCCGCGGCTGTGGCAAGCTACAACTGCTCTCTTACGTCACTTTATCTCGCCGGAAATGGCTTTGTTGGTGCTTTCCCGCCGGTCCTAGAGGGTTGCAACTCCCTGACCACTCTGGATCTAGGGAATAACATGTTCTTTGGTGTTATCCCTCCATGGATTGGGAGTCAGGTTCCAATGCTTAGAATCCTTAGTCTCAGATCAAACAACTTCACTGGAGAAATTCCTCCAGGTTTATCACAGCTTTCACAACTTCAGTTGCTCGACATGTCCAACAATAGCTTGACTGGCTCAATTCCTATAGGCTTCGGCAACTTGACCTCCATGAGGCACCCAAAAAATGTTTCAGCAATAGATAAATTGTTGTGGGGTAAATATAATGACAGACTTGGTATAATCTGGAAGGGTCGGGATCAGACTTTCAGAGGCACAATCCGATTATTAGCCGGTATTGATTTATCAGACAATTTTCTATCACAATGCATCCCCGAAGAGTTAACCAATCTTCAGGGCCTTCGGTTCCTAAACCTTTCAAGAAACCATATGTCGTGCCGCATTCCCCAGGACATTGGtagcctctcttttcttgagatCCTTGATCTATCATCTAATCAACTTTTTGGAAACATTCCTCAAAGCATCACACAATTATTAGGGCTCAACACGTTAAATGTCTCGAACAATCTTTTGTCGGGCAAGATACCCACCGGGAATCAGATTCAGACGCTGACTGACCCATCAATTTACTCCAACAATTCTGGGCTTTGTGGATTTCCTCTAAACATTTCGTGTGCCACTACTTCGCTTGCACCGGATGAGAGAAATGGTGAAGAGGAGGACCACTGGATGTACTACTGTGTGATTGCTGGGATTGTGTCTGGTCTCTGGTTGTGGTTTGGGATGCTCTTTACAATTAAGTCGTGGAGATGTGGTTTTCTTTCCTTTGTTGATGGCATGCAATGTAAAATTATGAAAAAGTTGTGA
- the LOC125513057 gene encoding receptor-like serine/threonine-protein kinase NCRK, translating to MMDLHMKLLVTSLSCVLLIQGAFCDNAAGGTGATSWTCVCAAHPLGEPNSNSSLSSSCDSSCHCLRDENGGTGSWNCSCRSDKALQEEEDGVVHSTSCFTSCNCTSGNSEQGRKHFSSKTVIATLLVCVVLTTVAFVGTTAYYFRRKDALSPRSRMHSFDKYASWNSRSNLVSHRSSPLTQLKPKPGLSVIKGFLCSCPLVSRSEDGPFPGVVLRFSYAELDQATGKFSDEQLIGVGGTSKVYRGQLADGKVVAVKKLRPLGGADEDYEFLSEIELLSRLNHCHVVPLLGYCSERQGRQLERLLVFECMTNGNLRECLDDLNRKPMDWATRVGVALGAARGLEYLHEAAAPRILHRDIKSTNILLDDRFRARITDLGMAKCLMNDGVTSCSSSPARMLGTFGYFAPEYAIVGKASLKSDVFSFGVVVLELITGRQPVHKRGGAGASGAGTDESLVMWATSRLRDSRLVVAELPDPALKGAFPPEEMQIMAHLARECLQWDPEARPTMTEVVQILSTIAPHADKRRRHHLPAAAGAFAPGFHAERPRECSVWQDDDDYGHRRDHLHGGNGSNAKGAVLSGEVTVNVGMPVTMMTTMGRSWRSAEQEEVDLTEPRLETFTEPTTTASPFR from the exons ATGATGGATCTCCACATGAAGCTTCTCGTGACCTCCCTCAGCTGTGTACTTCTGATACAAGGAGCATTCTGTG ATAACGCCGCAGGGGGGACTGGAGCCACAAGCTGGACATGTGTATGCGCTGCTCATCCGCTAGGTGAACCAAACTCCAACAGCAGCCTGTCATCCAGTTGCGACTCCTCGTGCCATTGCCTACGAG ATGAAAACGGCGGCACAGGGTCATGGAACTGCTCGTGCCGCTCCGATAAGGCCCTTCAGGAAGAAGAAGATGGTGTGGTGCACAGCACGAGTTGCTTCACTTCCTGTAACTGCACATCTG GAAATTCTGAACAAGGGAGGAAGCATTTCTCTAGCAAAACAGTCATTGCAACACTCCTGGTATGTGTGGTTCTCACCACTGTTGCTTTTGTCGGCACCACGGCGTACTACTTCCGCCGCAAGGACGCGCTCTCTCCGCGTTCCAGGATGCACTCTTTTGACAAGTACGCCAGCTGGAATAGCAGATCGAACCTCGTTAGCCACCGATCTTCTCCCCTTACCCAACTGAAACCCAAACCCGGGCTCAGTGTCATCAAAG GGTTTTTGTGCAGCTGTCCGCTCGTCTCCCGGAGCGAAGACGGCCCATTCCCTGGCGTGGTTCTCCGATTCTCCTACGCGGAGTTGGACCAGGCAACCGGAAAATTCTCCGACGAACAGCTCATCGGCGTCGGTGGGACGAGCAAGGTGTATCGTGGCCAGCTCGCTGATGGCAAAGTCGTCGCCGTGAAGAAGCTTCGGCCCCTCGGCGGTGCGGACGAAGACTATGAGTTCCTGTCAGAG ATAGAGCTGCTGTCGCGGCTGAACCACTGCCACGTGGTGCCATTGCTGGGGTACTGCTCGGAGCGGCAGGGGCGGCAGCTGGAGCGTCTGCTGGTGTTCGAGTGCATGACCAACGGCAACCTGAGGGAGTGCCTGGACGACCTCAACAGGAAGCCCATGGACTGGGCGACGCGCGTCGGCGTGGCGCTGGGTGCGGCGAGGGGCCTCGAGTACCTCCACGAAGCGGCGGCGCCACGCATCCTCCACCGCGACATCAAGTCCACCAACATCCTGCTCGACGACAGGTTCAGAGCCAGGATCACGGACCTGGGCATGGCCAAGTGCCTGATGAACGATGGCGTGACCAGCTGCTCCAGCTCGCCGGCGCGCATGCTGGGCACCTTCGGGTACTTCGCGCCCGAGTACGCCATCGTCGGCAAGGCATCGCTCAAGTCGGACGTGTTCAGCTTCGGCGTGGTGGTGCTGGAGCTCATCACGGGCCGGCAGCCGGTGCACAAGAGGGGCGGCGCCGGCGCCAGCGGCGCGGGCACGGACGAGAGCTTGGTGATGTGGGCGACGTCGCGGCTGCGGGACAGCAGGCTGGTGGTCGCGGAGCTGCCGGACCCGGCGCTGAAGGGCGCGTTCCCGCCCGAGGAGATGCAGATCATGGCCCACCTGGCCAGGGAGTGCCTGCAGTGGGACCCCGAGGCCAGGCCCACCATGACCGAAGTCGTCCAGATCCTCTCCACCATCGCGCCCCACGCCGACAAGCGCCGTCGCCACCAcctgcccgccgccgccggcgcctTCGCCCCGGGCTTCCACGCCGAGAGGCCGCGGGAATGCTCAGTGTGGCAGGACGACGACGACTACGGCCATCGCCGCGATCACCTGCACGGAGGGAACGGCAGCAATGCCAAGGGCGCCGTCTTGTCCGGAGAGGTCACGGTTAACGTCGGGATGCCAGTGACGATGATGACGACGATGGGGCGGAGCTGGCGGTCGGCGGAGCAGGAGGAGGTGGACCTGACGGAGCCGCGGCTGGAGACGTTCACGGAGCCGACGACGACAGCCAGCCCCTTCAGGTGA